The following DNA comes from Candidatus Poribacteria bacterium.
GCCAAGCAGCGTGCTTCCGAGCGATCATGCCGCGTGAAGGGAGCTCGCCGTGCGCCGCATCCCGCCGAAGATGCTGCTCTTTCTCGTCGCCCTCGGCGCGATCGTCTACTGGACCCGCGCCAAGAGCGAGTGGCTGGCGGCGCTCTTGACACTGGGCGTCATCGCTGCTATCGTCATCGTCCGGATGGCGCTCACGGCGTTGTCTCGCCGCAAGGGGAGCGAATCGAACGGGACTCGATGAGCGCGGATGATCAGCCCCAAGCTCCTGAAGCGGCTGCGCGAACGCTCCGGCAGCGTCTTCTCCCTCGGGTGGATGGTCGCAGGCGCGATCGTGGGCGGTGTGGTCGGTTACCTGACGGCGACCCGGACACCGCTGCTGGCGGAACACGATCCGGGGCGGCTCGTCCTGAACGTCCTCGTGATCGGCGTCCCGACGGGCGCGCTCGCCGGTGCGCTCATCGGGTCCAAGGGCTGGCGACGAGGGCGATAGATGGTTCCTTCGGATGACGCTCCCGACGCGAAATCCGCCTCCGATTCCCCCGAAGATGCCATTCAGAAATGGCTCGGAACCGCCGATAGTGCGAAAGATTGTCGAGTAACGTTCGATTGCGAAAGACACTTAGGGGATAGCACCTTATGGGCGTTAACGCGTCCATAAGGGCTTTTTCTTGCCGCATCCCGCCAGTCCTGACGCCATGCCGACCCCTCCCGACGAAGTCCTGCGGCTCGACTTCTACTCGAAACCCGACTGCCCCCTCTGCGACGATGCCCTCAAAGCGCTGGACCGCGTGCTCGGCAAGCTGCGGCGCGTACCCGTCGAGGTGCGCCACTGGAACATCGAGACGGACCCCGCCCTCTTCGAGACCTACCGGCTCATGATCCCCGTCATCGAGCTGGAAGGCGACCAGGTCGCCCTCTACCGCGTGAACGAACGCGCGCTGCGGCGGCGGCTCAAAGACGCCTGGAAGCGCCGTCGGGCGTGACACAACCGGGTCATGTCGCCGTAGGCGAAGAATCTCCGTACTCATGCGGTTCACGAGACTCTTCGTTGCGCCTAGAGTGACACGGTGTCCGGACGGCAACCGGGATCGCCGACGTGCGTGATTTCCGCCCGGATGCACGATCTGGGGCAGTGATCCCGGTCCGATGCGGCGGATAGCCTCGGCACACGCCTTGCTATTGAACACATGATCGCTCCGCGCGGCCGCGGACGGCTCTTGTAGCAATAGCAGGGAGTGCCCCTGATGAACCGCTCACACCATCTCCGGCATCTCAGCGTTCGTACGCTCGGATTCCTGGTCGTTGCCGGTCTTGTCATCGGCGCACGGCTGATTCCGGCACAGTCAGAGAGCGACTCAACCAGTCGCGCGGTGTGGACGCACCCGCAGTTCGATGAGTGGTATCGTGGATATCGGTCGAGTCACGACGCGTCGTCAGCGACCGACTATCGCCACGTCGATTTCGCGGCGTATCCGCAGGATCCTGCGGTTGCCTTCCGCATCATGCTTCGCGGGGCAGACTTTGCCGGAGCCGTTCTGCCCAGCGCGGACCTCCACAATGCAGACTTGACGGGCGCCGACCTGCAGGGAGCTACTCTGGAAAACGCTACTCTCTCCGGTGCGTCTCTCAAGGGAGCGATTCTGTGGAAAGCAGAGCTCCGTCGAGCTCGCCTAGTCAATGCGCTTCTTGATCGAGTCGATCTATCAGATGCCGATCTGTCGGATGCTGTCCTGACGCGCGCGTCTCTTCGGTCCGCTCAACTCAAAGGCTCCATACTGCGGAAGGCGTCGTTGGCTAACGCCTATCTCCTAGACGCAAATCTCGAGGGTGCTTCGTTACAGGAGGCGAATCTGCAGGGCGCTATCTTGTTCGGCGCGAATCTCATCGAAACCAAGACCGATGGAGCGACATTCGCAGGCGCACTTGCCGATCGCTGGACTCGGTTCCCAAACGGTCTGGATCCTATGAAGGCCGGCATCACGATCGTCGACTAGACCCAATCGCCATGTGCGCCAGCAGCTTCGTCCGAGACCGGATTTCGGCGGCTCGCCGTTCTTTGGAGGTATGTCATGGGCGATCCTGGATCCATGCGCATAATCGACCTGTCCTACGTCATCGACGCCGACACGCCCCGCGAACTCCCCATCGGGCCCCCCAAGCTCTACCACACCGCGACCATGCAGAAGGACGGCTACTTCGAATCCCGCGTCGACATCTCCGGACACTGCTCGACGCACATGGACACGCCCTCGCTGATGTACCCCGACGGCTACACGATCGAGCGCGTCGAGCTGAGCCGCCTGACCGGCGTGGCGACCCGCATCACGCTGACCCACCTCAACCCCGGCGACACGATCGACGCCCCAGCTCTCCAGAAGTGGGAGGACGCCGGCGGGAGCTTCCCGCGCGATAGCATCGTCTTTCTCTACACGGGCATGATGCACCGCGTCGCCGACCCCATCTTCAATCGGAACTGGATCGGGCTCGATGGCAGCGGGGCGCAGTGGCTCATCGAGCGGGGCGTCAAGCTGATCGGCACGGACGCCTGCGCCATCGAGAGCATCTGGGGACCCCGCGACGCCTTTCCGGCGCACCACGCGTTCCTGGAGAAGGGCATCCCCATCGTCGAGGACCTGCGCGCGCTCGACGAGCTGCCGGACACGTTCTTCGTCGTCATCGCGCCGATGAAGCTCTCGGGCTCGTCGGGGGCTCCGACGCGCGTCTTCGCGTTCGTCTAGCGTCGCTGCGGGAGGCAGCACACAAGGAGGGAATCGGATGCTGCGGAACCGTCTCGCCGGAACGCTCTTGGCATTGTGGGTCGTGGTCG
Coding sequences within:
- a CDS encoding glutaredoxin family protein codes for the protein MPHPASPDAMPTPPDEVLRLDFYSKPDCPLCDDALKALDRVLGKLRRVPVEVRHWNIETDPALFETYRLMIPVIELEGDQVALYRVNERALRRRLKDAWKRRRA
- a CDS encoding pentapeptide repeat-containing protein encodes the protein MNRSHHLRHLSVRTLGFLVVAGLVIGARLIPAQSESDSTSRAVWTHPQFDEWYRGYRSSHDASSATDYRHVDFAAYPQDPAVAFRIMLRGADFAGAVLPSADLHNADLTGADLQGATLENATLSGASLKGAILWKAELRRARLVNALLDRVDLSDADLSDAVLTRASLRSAQLKGSILRKASLANAYLLDANLEGASLQEANLQGAILFGANLIETKTDGATFAGALADRWTRFPNGLDPMKAGITIVD
- a CDS encoding cyclase family protein, whose amino-acid sequence is MGDPGSMRIIDLSYVIDADTPRELPIGPPKLYHTATMQKDGYFESRVDISGHCSTHMDTPSLMYPDGYTIERVELSRLTGVATRITLTHLNPGDTIDAPALQKWEDAGGSFPRDSIVFLYTGMMHRVADPIFNRNWIGLDGSGAQWLIERGVKLIGTDACAIESIWGPRDAFPAHHAFLEKGIPIVEDLRALDELPDTFFVVIAPMKLSGSSGAPTRVFAFV